In Apium graveolens cultivar Ventura chromosome 10, ASM990537v1, whole genome shotgun sequence, the following are encoded in one genomic region:
- the LOC141693722 gene encoding uncharacterized protein LOC141693722 isoform X3, translating into MGNGEEKAGHLFTSEDLITGYNRQKKTILKKKYHKDIKKGSPLSDITNINLQPLEKGKMKKTSLYHMMILKKAPSIFQREKNIGLTMIFWKRMIGSLAFCARRVL; encoded by the exons ATG GGTAATGGAGAAGAAAAAGCTGGGCATCTTTTCACTTCTGAGGATTTGATTACTGGTTATAATCGGCAGAAGAAAACTATTCTGAAGAAGAAATATCATAAGGATATCAAAAAAGGCAGCCCTCTCTCTGATATAACGAACATTAATTTGCAGCCCTTGGAGAAAGGCAAGATGAAA AAAACCTCACTATATCATATGATGATTTTGAAGAAG GCGCCGAGTATATTTCAGAGGGAGAAGAATATTGGACTGACGATGATTTTTTGGAAGAGGATGATAGGAAGCCTG GCGTTTTGTGCCAGAAGAGTATTATAG
- the LOC141693722 gene encoding uncharacterized protein LOC141693722 isoform X1: MGNGEEKAGHLFTSEDLITGYNRQKKTILKKKYHKDIKKGSPLSDITNINLQPLEKGKMKVSVLENLTISYDDFEEGAEYISEGEEYWTDDDFLEEDDRKPGRGPYISRLNGKNRHVFGSLIPNDNETPKFC, translated from the exons ATG GGTAATGGAGAAGAAAAAGCTGGGCATCTTTTCACTTCTGAGGATTTGATTACTGGTTATAATCGGCAGAAGAAAACTATTCTGAAGAAGAAATATCATAAGGATATCAAAAAAGGCAGCCCTCTCTCTGATATAACGAACATTAATTTGCAGCCCTTGGAGAAAGGCAAGATGAAAGTGAGTGTTTTAG AAAACCTCACTATATCATATGATGATTTTGAAGAAG GCGCCGAGTATATTTCAGAGGGAGAAGAATATTGGACTGACGATGATTTTTTGGAAGAGGATGATAGGAAGCCTG GGAGAGGTCCGTACATCTCTAGGTTAAATGGGAAAAACCGCCACGTATTTGGTTCATTAATTCCAAATGACAATGAGACCCCTAAATTCTGTTAG
- the LOC141693722 gene encoding uncharacterized protein LOC141693722 isoform X2, giving the protein MGNGEEKAGHLFTSEDLITGYNRQKKTILKKKYHKDIKKGSPLSDITNINLQPLEKGKMKVSVLENLTISYDDFEEGAEYISEGEEYWTDDDFLEEDDRKPGVLCQKSIIVWVVLL; this is encoded by the exons ATG GGTAATGGAGAAGAAAAAGCTGGGCATCTTTTCACTTCTGAGGATTTGATTACTGGTTATAATCGGCAGAAGAAAACTATTCTGAAGAAGAAATATCATAAGGATATCAAAAAAGGCAGCCCTCTCTCTGATATAACGAACATTAATTTGCAGCCCTTGGAGAAAGGCAAGATGAAAGTGAGTGTTTTAG AAAACCTCACTATATCATATGATGATTTTGAAGAAG GCGCCGAGTATATTTCAGAGGGAGAAGAATATTGGACTGACGATGATTTTTTGGAAGAGGATGATAGGAAGCCTG GCGTTTTGTGCCAGAAGAGTATTATAGTTTGGGTAGTCCTTCTGTAA
- the LOC141693722 gene encoding uncharacterized protein LOC141693722 isoform X4, whose amino-acid sequence MGNGEEKAGHLFTSEDLITGYNRQKKTILKKKYHKDIKKGSPLSDITNINLQPLEKGKMKKTSLYHMMILKKAPSIFQREKNIGLTMIFWKRMIGSLGEVRTSLG is encoded by the exons ATG GGTAATGGAGAAGAAAAAGCTGGGCATCTTTTCACTTCTGAGGATTTGATTACTGGTTATAATCGGCAGAAGAAAACTATTCTGAAGAAGAAATATCATAAGGATATCAAAAAAGGCAGCCCTCTCTCTGATATAACGAACATTAATTTGCAGCCCTTGGAGAAAGGCAAGATGAAA AAAACCTCACTATATCATATGATGATTTTGAAGAAG GCGCCGAGTATATTTCAGAGGGAGAAGAATATTGGACTGACGATGATTTTTTGGAAGAGGATGATAGGAAGCCTG GGAGAGGTCCGTACATCTCTAGGTTAA
- the LOC141690862 gene encoding uncharacterized protein LOC141690862: MRWVNLEDHTTVDAEVVQGLIQMFDETNELVKKFRQQRDRFESDKIFDLEITLKVSRAESGRENHVGPSDEVAGIIVGDTDDTCGYRDIVIHDKIQGLMCASYVHPKLMALQYPILFPNGEDGFHPKIKFQKGVEKTTRKRVYLSMKDYYCYSFQVREKEGMTRRLEGRLFQQYLVDVFSSIEQTRLWWLRTHQTNLRNELYRHIYDSVKKEDSDTSNVGTGHPDIFLTMTYNSLWDETLKMMEYLPRCEPPNCLDIISRVFKLKFEQLMGDIKKNAYFGVCVGVMYVVEFQKRGLLHVHMYCEKITFDDSGFPIYRRRRQDISVHVRKEELDNCWVVPYNRDLLVKYQCHMNVELNSEDLNARKYTYDEIPQHYVWNDSSRQWNVRKRGSQIGRMCYAHYSAGESWILHLLLTKVRGPTSFKSLRTVSGVSFTTFREPCKEYGLLDDDKEWNEVLQQCSDGGLPPQIRQLFVHIIVNYKVTDIRNLWASNWHHMVDDILLKKHQIAKDKHLFLNDRQLKFYILSGKSLKNYDQLPQPPDSYLNFGKNNLVIEETGYDTAQMETQYKILLQTCNDDQIEVFNTVLQSVYCGNGGIFFIGHNSDITQLIKETKLIIWDEAPIQHRYAFECLDRTLKDIMKYVDPSRFELPFGGITVVFGGDFRKIFPVIPGGDRADVVAACIPRSRLWDICTFFELQKHEIE; encoded by the exons ATGCGGTGGGTGAATCTTGAGGATCATACCACTGTTGATGCAGAGGTTGTTCAAGGCCTTATACAGATGTTTGATGAGACAAATGAACTGGTGAAGAAATTCAGGCAACAACGTGACCGTTTTGAAAGTGATAAAATCTTTGATCTTGAGATTACTTTGAAGGTGTCCAGGGCTGAGAGTGGTCGTGAAAATCATGTTGGTCCAAGTGATGAGGTTGCGGGTATTATTGTTGGTGATACTGATGACACATGTGGTTATCGAGATATAGTCATTCATGACAAAATTCAAGGTTTGATGTGTGCTTCTTACGTTCATCCCAAACTTATGGCTCTTCAATATCCCATTCTTTTCCCCAATGGTGAAGATGGATTCCACCCTAAGATAAAATTCCAGAAGGGTGTTGAGAAGACAACCCGTAAACGTGTATATTTATCAATGAAGGATTACtattgctattcatttcaagttagAGAAAAAGAAG GTATGACACGTAGGCTTGAAGGGAGGCTTTTTCAGCAGTATTTAGTTGATGTGTTCTCCTCTATTGAGCAGACACGACTATGGTGGTTGCGTACTCATCAAACAAACTTGCGTAATGAATTATATAGACATATATATGATTCTGTAAagaaagaagattcagatacttCCAATGTGGGCACAG GTCATCCTGATATTTTCCTCACCATGACATATAATTCTCTTTGGGATGAGACTTTAAAAATGATGGAGTACCTTCCTAGGTGCGAGCCACCAAATTGCCTAGACATTATATCAAGAGTTTTTAAGTTGAAGTTTGAACAACTTATGGGGGACATTAAGAAAAATGCCTACTTTGGTGTTTGTGTAGGAG TTATGTATGTTGTTGAATTTCAAAAACGTGGATTACTGCATGTTCATAT GTACTGTGAAAAGATAACTTTTGATGACAGTGGATTTCCTATTTATCGACGTCGGAGACAAGATATATCTGTTCACGTTCGTAAAGAAGAATTGGACAACTGTTGGGTGGTCCCATATAACCGTGATTTATTGGTTAAATATCAGTGTCATATGAATGTCGAG TTAAACAGTGAAGACTTGAATGCAAGGAAGTACACATATGATGAGATTCCCCAACATTATGTGTGGAATGATAGTTCCAGACAATGGAATGTAAGGAAGCGTGGTTCTCAGATAGGCAGAATGTGTTATGCTCATTACAGTGCTGGGGAATCATGGATTTTGCATCTATTACTTACAAAAGTACGTGGTCCAACATCTTTTAAAAGCCTTAGAACTGTTAGTGGTGTTAGTTTTACAACATTTAGGGAACCATGTAAAGAGTATGGTTTGCTGGATGATGACAAAGAGTGGAATGAAGTACTTCAGCAATGTTCTGATGGCGGATTACCTCCCCAGATACGTCAACTATTTGTTCACATAATTGTCAATTACAAAGTTACTGATATCAGAAATTTGTGGGCTTCAAACTGGCATCATATGGTTGACGATATTCTTCTAAAGAAGCATCAGATAGCTAAGGATAAACATTTGTTCCTTAATGACCGACAACTTAAATTTTATATCCTAAGTG GGAAATCCTTGAAAAATTATGATCAGTTACCCCAACCTCCGGATAGTTACTTGAATTTTGGGAAAAATAATTTAGTTATTGAAGAGACTGGGTATGACACTGCCCAAATGGAAACTCAGTATAAGATTTTGTTACAGACATGTAATGATGATCAAATTGAAGTTTTCAATACGGTACTTCAATCAGTGTATTGTGGTAACGGGGGGATTTTTTT TATAGGTCATAATTCCGATATAACCCAACTTATAAAGGAAACAAAACTCATAATTTGGGACGAAGCCCCTATTCAACATAGATATGCGTTTGAGTGTTTAGATCGAACTTTGAAAGATATTATGAAATATGTTGATCCTTCGCGCTTTGAATTGCCCTTTGGCGGAATCACTGTTGTGTTTGGAGGTGATTTTAGAAAGATTTTTCCAGTCATACCAGGGGGTGACCGAGCAGATGTTGTTGCAGCTTGCATACCTAGATCACGTTTGTGGGATATTTGTACATTTTTTGAGTTACAAAAACATGAGATTGAGTAA